From the Porites lutea chromosome 5, jaPorLute2.1, whole genome shotgun sequence genome, the window ttgtttgtttcactgGTGATCCGAACAAAAATGATATGAATGTTTACGTAGTTTCTGgcactattttttttctcctttttcactGATTTCCTTCGAGTTGTTCACCTAGTAAGACTGTTTTTAGTCCTTGATCCTTTGTATCCGTGGAGGAAATCCTTAACTTAcgttcaagtaaaaaaaaaatggtaaaaccCTTAAACAGTTCTTATGTTTAaggattttttaattttcctttggtCACGTTTTGGAGTAAAATAATGAAATCAGAGGAAGACAAAACAACgtagaaaaaaaaccttaaagatACGATAAGGAAGTGAAGCATATGTATTTTGGGTTCATTTCCGCTGATAAATGTAGCTTGTTTCAGCAACCACCCTCCCCAgtgcaaaaacaggaaatgCGTACAGTTTAAGATGTCACGCGCGCTAACGTGCATGGAAAGTGCTCGGCGCGCACGCTTATGGAGTAAGTTTTTTTTCAGCTCGTTCCAGAATCTTCAACCGTAATTCCATAAGATTCCATTTCCACCTTTAGAGTGTTTTCATGAAAGTGGTAAATAATCCGATTGCTAATCCATGTTGTCCTTATCATACACAGATGAATGCATCACACTTGGTTAGAATAGTCTTCTTCGTAATGCTTGGCGTTAATCTGAGTAGCAGCAGTCCATTGGAGAGACTCAAACGTTTAGCCTGTCCTCCCGGTATCTGGACGTGCCTCTTTCAGAATCATGACAGCATGGACATCCATCCCGAAAAAACCATCGCCCAAGCAGTCCCACTAAACAATCCGATGTCAGCTGCTGCTTGTCCCCCCGGAATATGGACCTGTGCTACGCTAAATGGAGAAAGCAAGGGAAGTGGAAACTTAGATGCAGGACTTCAGGCAGAAGGAAAGCAGATCTCGGTCGAGAGAGTGCAGTCTGCGCAAGTCAAGCCTTCTGCAAACAGCACAGCGGATGCCAGTGATGAACTGAATGaaacaaatgggaaaaaatgtcCCCCCGGGATCTGGGTTTGCAAAAAGAAACGTACACTGCAGAAAAGGATGAAAAAGCCCAATCGAGTACAGAGATCAGCAAGAAAGTGTCCCCCCGGAATTTGGGTGTGTTAAGCACCATAGATATCGATCGACTCTCTAAGACATTTTGACGAAGTGAAAAACAAATGATCGTTAAACAAGGAAACTGGAATTCTAGTTCGGCTACAAGCATGCTGTTACAATGTTTCATCATAACTTATTCGTTAGTATTAGATTTTTGAATTACTTCAGTTAGGAAAAAGATATATTTAAGCTTGTTTTAAAAGCCTCTGTTTAAGGGATTAGGGAATTTATTCATTGTATTTATAGCATTTAtgtcaatttatttgtttcCAAGTCGAACCCTTGGGTTAAAACGTTGGATTAAAGGAGCGCAAGAAACTTGGTTTGATCTGTGTTATTTGTGTTCATTTCACATGCTTTACTTGAGATATTTCTTTTCTGAGGTGCATTGACCCtccctcttcccccccccccccccccccccaaacacACAgtcatacacacacacacaccatACTCCGAGAGTTACTTTGAtctttgctgggtatgtgccactTGCCACTCAGAAACCCGAgccaatattattattcatgctGTGACCAATTAGAGACCGGTTTTATTTTTCGCTTACGGGTAAATCTAACTTTCgcaatcccaacttagtcacctTTTGCTTAAGCATATTTACCttacaaagctttttaaaagtgaatgttaaatttcttttttttttgtaaacgtTAGTCTAAGTAATCCAGTGGCTAACTTCAACAGATAAGTATTATGATTTCTTTCGCAAAAGGTTGTCATTGAAACTTAACAAGttcccaaaaacaaaaattgccgGAAAATTCGTGATTTTGGTGGTTTCGTGCGATGACAAAGAGGAAGTGTTAAACGGCTAATTGTTCAACAAGAAAGAAAGCAAGCGTACTGCTCTCTTCACGGAGTGTCGCATGTTGTGTTTTAGCGCTGTAATTATCTGGCCAAAAAAAGTCTAGAATTAGATTATTGGATGAAGGAAAAGTGGTTTGATAAGTTGACAGTTCGCATTCTAAAACTTGCATCTCGTGTTTTGAACTTCATCAACTTTACACTCCTAAGTCCAACGTCAACTTTGAAAacgtttgaattttaaaatatccgAAACAACAATTTCGGACCAACCTAtgtaaaacaaatatttatcCACGGGCGGGATAGTCGTACAAGTACGTGAAAAGAATCCAAATAAATTAGTATGATATGGAAagggccagaaaaaaaaacaaaggaatgaGCGAAAAGAGAGCCTGTCGGCTTAACTAAAAATTCCCAAAACAAATTCTAGCTGAAAAAGAACCGAAACAAACAGTGAACGAGAAAACAGCAAACGGCACGCCCTCGGGAAGACTTGCCCATATATACAGTTAACTTTTTTGAGCGACAATGTTGCGGTcgactgtttttattttcctcttgaGCGATTCAGGCCAAGCGTGCCACGTTAGCTATGGCTCGAACGTCTGCGATTTGAGTCGGATCAGTGGTTGTCCTTGCTAGGTCAATATACGATGAACATAAATAGCATGTTTTACTGAGACATACACTGTGACTACAGCAACAGAAATGAAAAACTGAAATTGCCCCTTTCGAGAATGTCATGTTACTGGGTTACTTCAGTCGCTTAGAGGCACActgcaataaagaaaaaaacctgcAAGAACtatttagcctgcgaataaaGCCCTCTCTCCGAGGATCATCACTAGCGTTTTGTCGGATTTGGTCATTTTGGGGATAATTTCTCGCCCTGGTTTTCTCTTGAAAAGATCTGAAAACCTGCGTAGCTTTTTGTGTGAGTgtcttttgtgttttgcggtttttctcctttttagcTACAAGTTGTCGATTTTTAACCAACATTTTAAGGATTATTAGGATTAAGTATTTAGCGTGGTTTCCTGTTTTAAGTAGAAAGAAAATTCCCGAAAAGAGAGTTTGCTTTGGTCCTACGCATTTTTGCGGTTTTGCAGTTTCTAATATGTCCTAATCACCACACAGTAATACTTCACCGTACGCTTTTAGTACTGTACAAACGTTTGTATCGGAACTGCTAAAAAGAGTTATCATTTGTGTGCCTGAGGCGATTTGAGTTCTGTTCGTGATCTCTTTATGTGCCCATGATATGctttattagggaccttaagcaaagacgtttttgagcgacgcacgtcaaccggaagtgaggccttctccctttttatatgccttgacgctaacaaacttgtattgctgagtttcttttctcttttaaagacgatttacccgagagtttcaaccaaaccgctccccaatgatgcaaaaagtccacttccggttgacgtccgtcgctcaaaaacgtcgctgcttaagctcactattgTATCACGGATGAGTCAGAAAACGTGAAAAGAATCATCTTCAATTTCTTCATTGCCGTCACCTTTCTACTACCTCAGGGCGTGACCTTGTACTCCCCTGGCTACTCCCCTTGGGGTTTCCTCATTAGGGGCGTTCTGGGGGTCGATGAGGGCATGCAAAGGCAACTATTCGATCAACACTAGGTCAAGTTCAAGTAGGACATTCAAGGTCATCTGGTCATGTGCAATTGACGGAATTGCCGATATCCGTTGAAGGGGAAATGTCACGCTATGTGATCGCTTTGCAATAatgatgtcacaaattcctGGTCCCTGCTGTGACTCAGATTTTTACCgtcaaaggaaacaaaatccagcttgTTTTCGATAatacatatcctgaaaattatTGACGTGTGCCAAGATAATgttaaaaacatggaaaaaccTGTACGGATGAGTGATTCTATTCATTTCACAACGGCGGTGTCATTACTGTGGGTAACAATAATTTGACATTTTACTAAGAAATGTATGGATAGGAGGACGTCAAAGCAGTTCATTAAAGTCTCATCGGTTATCATTTTTATAGAGGCAAAGGAtgctcagtttttttcttttcaagggcGAGGGCAACTCTTATTACGCTACTACAGGATATTTAAACAATATACCACACTTTCTATAGGTTTACCTgtgtgataacccacgcgggatgctgggagaaaacgaaaaaagcttgtaaatcacgagccctAATTCAAAgacgagtgatttacaagcttttcgagtgttcccccaacatcccaagtggatTATCACGcaggtaaactcatagaaagtgtggtctattgcttttataaatatttctcatattttctatgagtttaccggcacaataaaccataggtttttaaccaatcacaacgagcgtactatcttagttattttataaaaacgGTACTGTATGGTACCTGCCCGGCTGCACGACCAAACATAACAAACTTATACGATTTCGGGTTGTGTTAATGTTAGTGTACTTTTCAGCTTAGACTGAATTCAGCTACAGGCTTGCAAGAAGCACAtcgggggggactccgcatatgaaaggggtggggatgctcgtcggaaatttgaattaaaccccctaaaggagaccgatctgggcgtgctccaagctttttttgacccctaaaagagaccatgttaaaacacaggcaaatgagaaaacttggattatatgaatggagtaaataaaacaaatgaaaaatatacatatc encodes:
- the LOC140938612 gene encoding uncharacterized protein — protein: MNASHLVRIVFFVMLGVNLSSSSPLERLKRLACPPGIWTCLFQNHDSMDIHPEKTIAQAVPLNNPMSAAACPPGIWTCATLNGESKGSGNLDAGLQAEGKQISVERVQSAQVKPSANSTADASDELNETNGKKCPPGIWVCKKKRTLQKRMKKPNRVQRSARKCPPGIWVC